CACCGCTGATACCATCATCTGAATCGGCTATGGTATCTGGCGAATCCGATATTGTTTTAGCCGGCGAATGTATAAGGTTTATAACCTCCTCTGACTCAACGGGTTGTGGTGGTGGTGTAGCCGCTCTTCCTGGAAAATTTACTTCATCCTCCAtttgttttttactcaaacTATTCGTAATGGTTTTTTCCGTGCCATAGCGTTTTTTTATTTCCTCATCCAGGAGTAGACGCAATTCAGTCGCTGAATTGGCATGTGAGGAATGTAGTAGTGTTACGGCTTTTTTCAGTAATATTTCTATTTCATTGGTGGTGGACATGTTAATCTCGGCTTTTGTcttctaatttgttttttatttttaacttaatgCAACtggttttacaaaatttgttgaagaAATTGGAGAATGCAAAACAAGCAATTGACAGCTGTTTAAGATTAATGTTGCCAGACTGTTAAGgctgcaattttaaattattgttcgaataaaaccaataattttaataatttgaagagattttaaattgttagaATAATTCGATCATACATTTAAGATAAtctaattattcgaataatagacatttttaaatattgtaagtGTTGAGGTTTCTCTCTTCGTCAGCCATAAGTCAAGGTgcatttataatataaatataatatatgtattaatataaattttatattaatacatatattaatgTGCCTTGGTCATTCGTAAAGTTGTATCGTCTTATGTCACCATTAATATCATCACATATCATGACGACATGCATATCCGCACATATGGCCTCCATTGTATTTACAGTACCACGTAGATTTTATattaatacatatattaatgTGCCTTGGTCATTCGTAAAGTTGTATCGTCTTATGTCACCATTAATATCATCACATATCATGACGACATGCATATCCGCACATATGGCCTCCATTGTATTTACAGTACCACGTAGATTTTTGAGTTGCAAATTGAAAGCAAAATTAAATTtgctttcatcaacaaattaaatatttttgagtcTGATGGAAAGTCATATGTTTGGCGAAAAATAAATACGGAACTGCAACCCAAAAATGTACGTGGCACTGTAAACACGATCGAGGCCATGTCATGGTGTGGAGATGCATGTCGTCAACAGGGTGCGGGAATTTAGTATTTATTAATGACACTATggacaaaaatgtatatttcaacttattgaaaaataatatattgcAAAGAGCTGAGAAATTGGGTATGAGCGACGATTTAAGGTTATACCAGGACAATGACCCAAATCATACGTCGCAACTTGTACGAACATGGCTTATTTGTAACTGTCCCCACATCTTTAAAACTCCAGCTTATATCAATATTATTGAGAATTTGTGGAGTTTTCTGGAgggaaatattagaaaatattagaaaataataagCAGGACTAAAAAAATGCACTCAACATGCATGGCAGAAGATAACCACGGAATATACACAAAAACTTAAAtcagttttaaaacaaatgcTATATCccacaaaatattagttttctttaaaatatgaataaaattgttttaatttattgtttgtaaCAAATTAATTTAGTAATGATGTGaggttatttttcttaaaatttcgtttctatgttaaatatttttaataaaggaattgtttttaagttttttttttgtaaatacaatAAATCGCCCCCTTAAtgaaacaatagtgtataatttttttgccatttcgaaataattgagtttaaaatttttgtgttagtagacatctagaacaaaagtaatatatcaattgatcttttgacccactttgtgaaagtagaatttcaccatattttgaccacatatagaatcagttacatatatagattcttattatgcaataataaaataatgatgtatatgcttataaactattgtttttttatttattgtttttaaactattattaaTATGTaagataattataaaaatataacgaaatctttcatAAAAAGTCATATACACGAAATATGCTGTGAGCCACTGTAGGTCCACCGTTGTCCCAATGAAAACTTGTAAACTTCTCCGATTAAATGCCATGTTCGAGAGCATGGAtgtgcaacaaaatattaaacacatACTTTtctgtgtacatatgtatgtattaaaaaatcagCCGGTAAAATGATTTTATCGTCTATGGTATTTCTCTAACTCTAGCAACAAAATATATGTtggtcaatgtattttgttgttgtatcagacatgatttgttgtattttatagGCCTGTCATAGagttccattccgatcgaaagtggagtTAATTCCGAATTTCGCTTCTTCAgcaaaagtaaaacgaaaatttctttcggaatgaaaacacttttagttttcaaagtggaattgatatttgtttgtaattatttatttttgcaaaaaatcgatgtacagtggtcatatctactagggtattcaatcgattaaccgttaatcggttaaccgattaattttggacggttaactgttcgaataatttaaaattgccgattttcaaataaaccgatttatttgtgtcgattaaccgaaattcctttttttgcactttaacatatttttttgtatttatttttccgtttcaattcaaattaaaattaaaatgttatattttttcgaacatccaagaactatgtttagtgagtatatcAACTGATATAacattgtttgtatttacatgtatagacgaaactttttttgaaacgaGTCTGtgatcagaacttaacgaaactattcaaaatctaaaacagtcCAAAAAGTACTCCAATGGTatacaaagaattttatatgcttagaaaaaactaaaaaaagaactgatatattggatattctttatcatgcgaTTCGATTTCTTCAACATCTGCAATCAACGAGAGAGTTgtttccaagtcaagttttattaaatctaaagaaaaaatcatttaaaaggaaaacatttaaattatattcttttttaaaagactatattagatctcactaaaatcctaaaaaaactcatatgcgtatacaaaaaggatctcagATAAGATATTGCTATTATTATTTGGTTGAATtgtaatgttttgtttgttttttatgtttttgtacacaaaattcgtggttgtattttcaatttaaaattaaaatagaaattattcagttaatcgaataaatttaaagtaaccgattattaaccgaataaatctacaccccgattaattatttgctcgattaaccgattaaaccataaacacgattaattgaataccctaatatctacccactgtaaaaatcttaCATCATTTTCTTTATACTTTCGCCAAactttcattgtaatgtattaaaaaaaagtttattccatctactgtacatttttaaattttgagttgactctctttagaggaaccagtgcgatatgtcGTTAAAAGGTTTTTCATAGGCAATTTTGGCCCTATTGGATAACATCATATTCTAaacgatatacatacatattttgactttttatcataaaatgaagcttttagatttttaattttttaatgacttTCTAGTACAATTCAAGAATTGACTTTTATTTACCTTTAGATAACAGTTTTGTTCATAGAATTGTAGGCTACTGTTACTGTTTTAGTGTTATCGaacttaaataaaactataatatttaaacaaaatatcgtaaactcaaacataaaatttatttgtttatcgaTAGATGTATGTTATAAAACAACgaatacaaaacaaatgaatttaTATCGGCAGAATATATCAATACAATTTACATCAAaactttgaacaaaaaaattagttttcgatagtatgtttaacaaaaaattttcaaaactgccTTAACTGCGCTTTAAGGAatgtatttaagttttaaacaataaattaagaTTTATAATATGACGAATTAATACGACAAATATATAAACTCAAGaccttaaataaatacatatataaaccctAAATTCTGCAGagagtaaaaattaaacaaaaatacttgtatgtaataattaaattatatagaacTATCGAAACAAAATGCTCACCACCATTTACAAGTCAATATCATttcaaaatcgtttattttaaagttcTGTGTAACTAAATtcgaattcaaaatcaatttcataGTAGTTCGATTTATTTACGTAGAATatctgttattataaatatgtatgtagtttgatTCGAAAAATATGTTCATTGCATAAATGGAAAAACAAGtagtgttaaatttttaatgacttTTGTTATTCGGAAACGCGGGTTTCAGTTATAAATGGATTGTTTCcaatttgttttatatcaaatggtcaacataaaaaaactagtaaaaaatgtaataaagtcTAAACTTCAAagtgaaaaatgtataaaaaaataatatattaaaaatcaatgaccaaaaatttgttatcgtgtagaacaaaatatttgtaatctattttctttgtatttttaaaattagaatttaTTGAGCTTGAtgtaagttttataaaaaaaaattacctcaagctcaataaattataattttaaaaagaacaAAGAATAATTACTGAAAGATTCAATATATCGACTAGCTCTTCTGTTTTCGTGGCAATGCATAGCGATCCTAAGGTGTCTTTCGAATTCTACGCGATTTTTTGACAGTCACTGCCGGCGTACGAGGACTATCAGAGCCATCATCAGCACTGCCAACTTTACGTACTTTTACTCTAGTAACGGGAGTGGAATTTGTAGAAGTGGAATTTGTAGAAGTGTGCTTTGCCGAAGGGGTGCTTCTGCTGGAGGAATTTTGAATTTCCTGTGAGGGCTGTAAAGGTTTCTTTTTGCGTTTAACATTAACTATAACATTCGCATCCATACTAACATCGAGTTCAAAGTTAAATTCATAGGTTTTGGCGGGCTTCCTATTGGGCGTTACACGATCATTGATTACAGTTTTGCCTGAACGTGTCGAGGACATTGTTACAGCTGGAGACATACGTATATTGGCTTTGGCATTTAGTGGTGTGTGACGGGGTTTTGTGGCGGATGAAGTAAGCGATGTTGTTTTGAGtggtgtattttgttttaatggtGAGATATTTGTTCGTGTGGGGGATTTTGTGGCATTGAGTTTGGTGCGTTTAGACGGCGAAGGTGATGATTCTGAATTAGATGAATTATCATTTTTGGTTCTCTTAAGTGAAGTGTTGGCCAAAACTCTTTGTTTGGGTGTTAGTTTCACTGACGTTTTTAGAGGTCTTTTGGTTTCCTTTTTAATTGGCTTTTTATTATTGAGAAATACAACATCGTCATCATCGCTGGCATTTATTATTTCGTCTTCTGATTCTTTTCCAGACTCTGCTTCTGATGCAGAAAcctcttttttgatttttttcttcgcGGCCACTTTAGCCGGCTTGCTAGTCGAGGGAGAGCTTGTTCCCGCTTTTAGTTTAAAATCAAGATCACCAGTTAACGGCACCTTTAAGGTTTTTAGAGCTgcggaaaatatttttctgcatttttcatAATCTGGTTTTTCATTGTATTCCATTTTTGCCACATACTTGAAGAATTCAGTCAGAGCGGTGGGAGCACTTTtaggaaaaagtttttttagatTTGCCGCGACATCTGACATGAAATTTTCTTTAGCATTTTGTACCTTTACTGGTGCTGTCAACAGTTTATCTTTTACCCAAGGCAAATCAATGCCCAACCATTCGATTAAATTATAACCCAAAATTTCTAAATCAGCTCTCATGGTGGGCACTCCGAAATGAGCATCACGTGATGTATACTCTATGGTGCCATTATGCATTTTCTTTGGATCGGGTTTGAAATCTTTGGTTGTATAGTGTGATGCCAAGCCAAAATCGACAAGGTATGCttgatgctgttgttgttttccaTATCCCAATAATATGTTGGCAGCCTTAAGATCAGCATGAACATAGCCGCAACTGTGTATAAACTCGTAAACATCCATCATTTGCAAAGCTAAACGGTAACAAGTACCTTCCGGCAGTCGGCGACCATTGGCGATAAAATGTTTGGCCACATCACTTCCATAGCGTGGCATTACAATAAAACGATGTTTAATACCATTTATATCCGCTGAACCATTGCCAATCATATAAGGCATACCCAAACTCTTGAGACCATGCTCCTTTTGAAATTTGCATATATCATCTAATCTGGCATTACGCATATAGAAATGCATTTCAACAAAAAGTGGGCCATTATCATGTGGTTCCTAATTAGGAAATCAAAGAAATACGTACAATgaataaactcaaaaaaaaaataaaaattctctcAACTTACGCATTTCACAACATAGTCATATTTATTGTCTGCCTTCCTGGAGGCTGAATATATTTCTCCAAAACCTCCAGTACCTATAGATGGTCCTATTTTCCATTCAGTTTTCATCAGATCTCTTAAAATTGTACCTTCTTTGATTTTTTCGGGCATATTATACAGTTTAGATTTTTTAGCGGCTGCCTTTTTGGCGCCTCCAGCTGCACCGCCACCGGCTACATTTCTTTTTGCTGTAACTTTTGGCATTTAGTTGTTAAGCAATTACTTGATGCTTTGTGTAATATagctaaaatattttgataagacAGTATGATTTCACCGACGCTATATATTTTAAGTCTATTTACGCATTGGGTGTGTATTTTttgtggaacaatatttgtcgttttctgtttttaaacttgttttgatatttttttctgcAACATGATGTCACAGTGTTGCATTTAATTTAGCATTCGTTAAGTTTGATTGTTTTCacaacatacataaatttaGTATCACTGGTACCATGTACTAGCCTGCCAGAGTAttgataattttatacaaacccattaataattaatttaaaatctagtaGGGAATGTAAGAAATGATAAAATCAcaatttattgttggtgttttgtataagttttgatatttttaccagagatcgaaaataactcgtccatataccaaaaaacccaaattgtgatttatatttttgtgataaaaataaatcactgaaaataacagttataaaatgatttttatttaaaaggtttggtatgacctttattcgtttttgttgttttttaatggtttggtgtgagataaacaattcatttgttcttgttcttaataactgttactttctcttttatttacatacaataacatattattagtaatttttaacaaattatggaaataatatgataagtat
The nucleotide sequence above comes from Calliphora vicina chromosome 1, idCalVici1.1, whole genome shotgun sequence. Encoded proteins:
- the ball gene encoding nucleosomal histone kinase 1, with the translated sequence MPKVTAKRNVAGGGAAGGAKKAAAKKSKLYNMPEKIKEGTILRDLMKTEWKIGPSIGTGGFGEIYSASRKADNKYDYVVKCEPHDNGPLFVEMHFYMRNARLDDICKFQKEHGLKSLGMPYMIGNGSADINGIKHRFIVMPRYGSDVAKHFIANGRRLPEGTCYRLALQMMDVYEFIHSCGYVHADLKAANILLGYGKQQQHQAYLVDFGLASHYTTKDFKPDPKKMHNGTIEYTSRDAHFGVPTMRADLEILGYNLIEWLGIDLPWVKDKLLTAPVKVQNAKENFMSDVAANLKKLFPKSAPTALTEFFKYVAKMEYNEKPDYEKCRKIFSAALKTLKVPLTGDLDFKLKAGTSSPSTSKPAKVAAKKKIKKEVSASEAESGKESEDEIINASDDDDVVFLNNKKPIKKETKRPLKTSVKLTPKQRVLANTSLKRTKNDNSSNSESSPSPSKRTKLNATKSPTRTNISPLKQNTPLKTTSLTSSATKPRHTPLNAKANIRMSPAVTMSSTRSGKTVINDRVTPNRKPAKTYEFNFELDVSMDANVIVNVKRKKKPLQPSQEIQNSSSRSTPSAKHTSTNSTSTNSTPVTRVKVRKVGSADDGSDSPRTPAVTVKKSRRIRKTP